ttgaaaataatgttttaagcCCCTCTAAcctaaaacgttttttaaaataaatctaagtcATAAGGAAATTAATCCATAAAATAgcactatttaaattaatagcacTATATTAATGATTCATAAATTGATAAAGATCAATGATGAAATAGTATTCACAAAATTAATCctctataaaataattgcagcacttcatttagtttgaaattgagtcaatcatttaatttaatttatcattatataaatgaaattaaagactaattagaaataattttccaaaaagaaaagtttaatcgaataattattttaaacaaatattaatgataaaacaaatattattgcttGATACGCTCTTTGAAATTATCAATAGATTATACTTTTAAGTAACTATTTTTAAgcttatgctttttaaatttaatatcaaatcttGCCGCAAATATTATTGAACACTTCTGATAATCTGCGCTAATTGATAACTCAActcttaaatcataaaatattggttgtatataaaatatatactatattttccttattattaattataatatacaaacaatttaaaatagataaatatacgATGCATTCATAAATCCATGACAGTATGGTTGGAAAGATAGTCACCTAAATACAAAgtttaaagtatttcaatttttataagaaactttGCACGCAAAAAACTCTGAAATTCAGccaacttaatattaaaaaaaaaaaaacaattataatctttcatttttttttatctaaacaaGAGTTAGGTTGGTGATAGTTTATAATTCtttgaagtgaaaataaaagaagtttttaatatcacttccaaataaaatgttttaatttagaaagattCTTATATAAATAGAGCGATTAAAgaagctgaaaaattattttaaatgataattttgtagATAAAATCTATTCATCAGACTCGAACGAAACTGAAATCTCttcatcaaatattaattaacatatcaCACCCTTGACAGAGTGCCAGAACTCAAAAATGCATGAATTTGAGTTTTAATCTATAAGTTGAGTTTTGGTTTCTTACTGTATAAGGAGAAACAAATTACTTAATGGCTAAATAATAAAGTACGTGAACTAGTGAGATCTTACAATGTTAAAGCACTCTGACAACAGCCAGTCGTCGGCCAAGGGGACCCTGTAGAATAGATTTTAGACCAAAGACGTAATGTGTTCACAACTACTATTGGTTTCAAAGAGCATCAGGGATGCTCCTCCAATGAGCTTTAACGACTGTACTATCGCAACTCAACTTtacattattactttatttcttttatctacTGTAATATGAGATTGTTTagttttgactttattttcaCCGGGGTGTGATTATTGAGTTCGGAACTAGactttaattaataagattCCAAAGCAAACTATTCGATCCATGTTCAACGTGTTTTTATCCAGCTTCCCTAACGCATTCTATTCAAATGAACaactttgaaatgtaaatagCAATCGGATTAGTATAGAACTCGAAATGAAttacaattcaataaaaaaaaaatatgtggaaGACAAGATTAGACTCATTATCAGTTCGTTTAAGGAAATATGAGAGcaattcgcaaaaaaaaaagtggacgCTATTCTTACTGTTGGCTCCGATTTCCagttgtataataataatacgaaATAACAGTTGAAATAACTTTGTTTTTCGGTGACTGAAGGAGAAATGTCTTTGATTTCACTGAATCCAAATCAATCATCCAAATCACTTTTGTGTCTCAAGTTAATGTTGCATTTGTTCAGACCCGCTTATCATCTCTCGCAATTGGTGGGATAAAGAATTGTGGTACACATATTAATGTTTGATGGTTCAAGATGATAGAATGGGTTCAACCGGCCTGTAGTCAAGGAACTCCTTACACCATCTCCTTACACCTTTTTGTTCCGAACAGCACATAGGGAAGACCAACTCATTTTTGGTCACTTTGGCACACCTTTCGCACAAGTCTCGAATTTGTCCTCCGTGGCTAAAAAAGTAAGGGAAAAAACATTAATtccttaaactaatttttattcatttaattcatattaatcaACTAATCAAATTCATCGCAAGAATTAATCAATATCAATTAATTCtcatattaattattagttaattattagttaaaaattattaaataattattaattgaaaattattaaataattattaattaaaaattattaaacaattattaattaaaatataaatttttaatttattattaattaattaaaaattattaaatatttattaattaaaaattattaaacaattattaattcaaatataaattttttaatttattattaattaattaaaaatcattttaattcagttaatattaattaatttaatttttatcaactttcAGTTGGTTTTATGCCACTACGCTCATATATTATcactttgacaaaaaaaaaaatatatatatatatatatatacataatttttctttttttcttctgctgttctaattacaagcaaaagtacattttggttttctttcaattataaaaaacactttaatagttactaaaaaaactgttagatgatcggaattatatttgtactaaaatataaaatccaaataagtagttttaaaatgtttttttcaatcatatttaaaaatttaccaatatttgattttgtaaattaaagaaattttaacgaTATATAATgatttctcttagatctaagtAGCTGCAAATAAgtccaaatttgaaaaattgtttggaaaatCTTATCGCCAACGCAGAAAAAAGTTAATGATGTTTCGTGTTGTATatcataactataaatatataaaaagggtaaatataatatttttcccttatttcgaccgaaattaaaacaaaattataaaagtatgaaaaatacttttcataaaaattctgcttcatgGGATTGCATAGGTTCTGGAAGATGccttttaataaagttttgaaacctAACATTTGACACATTATTATTACAGtagtaaaatattctaaaattaggTTTTCTACTTAACACAACGTCTTGTGTTAAATAGAAGAATGCTATACATAACTCTTGGAAGTAGTGTTTCACTACAATAATGCTCTTTTACACAACTCGGTGTAATGTAACATTTTTGCTATTCAGtagttacataaatttatagttacaGTAAAATAAGATACAAATAAGAGCCAATAGTTTATTcactaattctttaaataaatttagtttgtgAATTAAACATGCACTTAGTACAAATAGAATATTAAGACTAATTCGAAATAAGCATAACAGAACGTGAGtggatataaatcttaaaaaccaTTCATTGCAGTTCTCAGAGATGTAACAAAATCTTTATTGCAGAACTAAAAaacatgcatacatatataaGAGCGAACTTTTGTTTCTGTTGATGAATATTAGCGTTGAACAGCAAACTCAGTCCAGAATGAAAATCAACGACTGACGATTTTCTGGTTGGCgtttttggaatttttgatattcaaaGTGCTCCAGCATGGTTTTTCTTTAggtgaaaataattgtttcatggTGGGGAAAGTGTTATTCAACTTTAAATATCTAGATTTAAATTCCGCCCtttaaatcttaaatgaaaGCTCAATAAGGTGTTAACTCATTAGAAAGCGTTCCTTTACGCAGTTTTTTGAGTTGTTCTACATCATATTCGGAAAAATATTacgcaaaaatgtttttcagtcTAGTATAGAAAACGTGTTTAACATTAATGTATATAGAAAAGTCAATACAATATACAAGTATCGTTTTCGGTGCTGATACACAAAGTGTTAAATGTTTATGATTGTGTACTTGTTTAGATACTGATACTTGATACAGATGTAATGGAGCCTtggattaagtttttaaatattaaaaatttctatcgcAAACTCTTGTCATTTCCACAAAACTTTGGCCTTtgtccatattgacgtttttcTACGATTTCTGAATTAGCACAGATAGCGCTAACTTTCGATAGAGTAAATTTGttctaacagtcatgagtaaactgttgcaaactcacgAAGgaagttttcgaaaaataacCTTAAGCTTACCTTAGAAAATAACCATCATCTATTAACCTTACTGTGATAACCCGGGAGAGcagtccaaactttggactgtTCTCCTGGCCGAAATATTGGAACCCTATTATCCAGATTGCTGTTATATTCGGGGTCAGAAATCCGTATTTCTCGATAAAATCCGTATTCtcggtatgtttattcagataaagtacgttttgtgcctgatttcctaacttaaaataacgtTATACACTTAATAATAAGCACTAATTTTAAGTCTtctcctcaaaccattaagacagagtcctagaacgtgaagatccgatcattagattaaaatgtattcagggtggtccgtttatttatttattttttttttgcgcatcTTATCTATCTTTAAATGCTTTGCATAAAGTAGGGAGttgtaaattaacatttaaaagcgaaaaaatatcgaaaactttatcaaaattcgACGCACAATTATCGGATTGTCTTTTACCCCCCTTACACCACCTGTCAGTTTAACTCCAtactttaaagaatattttataccaatttaaagtgcttttttgaaatcatgattcgatatttatttttttcataacgtctttgtttttttttctcgctcAAGTATTAATTTGTGATTCGTAATctgtacattttttttgaaaatcatttttgaaaggaaaaaagcaatcaaattatttttgtttcactaaaaataaataagacaattttcgctcttaataaatgaatttagacTGATATTAAATAGATACAgataaattaatagatttagATATTAGCTGATTGCAAACTTCATtagatatgtatattttttccttcatctcattattattcattcatttcctTATTACTCattctattcaattttattcattattattgatatttgtatattttttaagcgaatgaaGCTTCCAATCATGTAATATCGGGGATTATTTATAAGATAATATTTAGATTGGCATACCGGCATTCATTATCTTCGTCATATGTGAGTTTTTCTCCTGTAGATTTTTCATACTCGTCTACTTTACTGTACTGAACTGGTTGTGACTGTACAGGATGAATGGAATCCTGCAAAAGAATCACCAGCGCACACAACAAGGTAGAAAATATCAAAGTTCgcatctagaaaaaaaatataaaattatatataacaaTGAAACATTTGGACCTTctgtacaaaattttgtaatataaagttaaaaactttctggaagaaaatgttaaaaggtATTTTACGGAGGATCAGTGAagtgaaattttgtttgttagtttaaactaataagaaattttttgaaagacgATGGCCCCTTAGGGGATGGACTGTTTACCTCCCGATTAGGTGACTcaggttcgaattccaacgATAACTAGTCGTCACGAATTCTGATCCCGATTCGCATTCGTTGCATTAAACTATCCCCAGTTGTAAACAGATCATGGGTTTTAAtatgtcgtcaggctaaccatgggaggttttcgtagttttcgtAAACGCGTAACGCAAATGttgattagttccatcaaaaaagtcctacTCGAAAGCTGGTTTGTCcaaatgcttgatccaagagttt
The nucleotide sequence above comes from Parasteatoda tepidariorum isolate YZ-2023 chromosome 6, CAS_Ptep_4.0, whole genome shotgun sequence. Encoded proteins:
- the LOC139425942 gene encoding uncharacterized protein, whose protein sequence is MRTLIFSTLLCALVILLQDSIHPVQSQPVQYSKVDEYEKSTGEKLTYDEDNECRHGGQIRDLCERCAKVTKNELVFPMCCSEQKGVRRWCKEFLDYRPVEPILSS